One window from the genome of Larimichthys crocea isolate SSNF unplaced genomic scaffold, L_crocea_2.0 scaffold16894, whole genome shotgun sequence encodes:
- the LOC113744775 gene encoding vitamin K-dependent protein C-like, with the protein SPWQVLLLNARGKFCCGGVLIDENWVLTAAHCLENNLKFRVRLGDYERHRDEGTEVTLKVVQTFKHPNYVWLADFVDNDIALMRLESPAPLSEHIVPICLPGREMAERVLHQNGTLTVVSGWGKDDFDSSHYSSALNIIKVPLVEHDICARQMTNNVSNNFLCAGILGQRMDACAGDSGGPMVTLYRETWFLVGLVSWGEECGRDDKLGIYTKVSNYYDWINSVREEWDRGHHPQVSPSV; encoded by the exons AGTCCCTGGCAG GTGCTGTTACTGAACGCCAGAGGGAAATTCTGCTGCGGAGGCGTCCTCATCGATGAGAACTGGGTCCTGACCGCTGCTCACTGCCTCGAAAACAACCTGAAATTCAGAGTACGGCTGG GTGACTACGAGCGTCACAGAGATGAGGGCACCGAGGTGACCCTGAAGGTCGTCCAAACCTTCAAACATCCAAATTACGTCTGGTTGGCAGATTTTGTGGACAACGACATCGCCCTGATGCGTCTGGAAAGTCCCGCCCCCTTGTCCGAGCACATCGTGCCCATTTGTCTGCCGGGGCGCGAGATGGCTGAGAGGGTGCTCCACCAGAACGGCACCCTGACCGTGGTGAGCGGCTGGGGCAAAGATGACTTTGACAGCAGCCATTACAGCTCAGCACTCAACATCATCAAGGTCCCGCTGGTCGAACATGACATCTGTGCCCGCCAGATGACCAACAACGTCTCCAACAACTTCCTCTGCGCTGGGATCCTGGGACAGAGGATGGACGCTTGCGCGGGGGACAGCGGTGGACCGATGGTCACTCTGTACCGAGAAACATGGTTCCTGGTCGGCCTGGTGTCCTGGGGCGAGGAATGTGGCAGGGACGACAAGCTTGGCATCTACACCAAGGTGTCCAACTATTATGATTGGATCAACAGTGTGCGTGAAGAATGGGACAGAGGTCACCATCCACAAGTATCCCCGAGTGTCTGA